TGGGGTTCCTTCAGGGTACAGAAATGTCCAAAGGTCCAGGTTACCTGGTACCCATTGCCTTCGTAATATCCTTCCTTGCGTTGTTTTGCGCCAATGACTTCGGCAATGTCTCTGGCAACACTCGGTTTTTCAGCGATGCAAACCTTCATAGTCAATTAAACAGGGAAGCAAATATCCGATAAATAGCTAAGAAGCTATTTAACTTCCGCAAGGTATTTATGCACAAAGCTGATCGCCATAGATCCTTCACCAACAGCAGCGGCTACTCTGTTCATAGCAGATGCCCGCACATCTCCTGCTGCAAAGATACCCGGACAGCTGGTTTCCAGCAGATAAGGATCTCTGTCCTGTTTCCAGATGCGTTTGAAGGCCTCACAATTATGCAGATCTCCACCAGTTTTTATAAAGCCTTTTTCATCTTTGATGATGTCCAGTGCTATCCATTCGGTGTAAGGTTTAGCACCTATAAAGATATACAGTGCATCTGCCCGTACTTCTTTCTGTTCTTTCGTGTCAATATTGCAAAGTACGAGCTCTCCCAATTTGTCGTGACCTCTGGCCTCGGCAATCTCCGTTTTAGGGCAGATCGTAATATTAGGTACGCCGGCAATCTGTTCGATCAGGTAGGCAGACATTGTACTGTTCAGGTCCTCCCGGCGGATAATGATGTATACGTTTTTAGCAAATTTGGAAAGATACATAGCAGCCTGTCCTGCAGAGTTACCACCACCGACTATATACACCTCCATACCTGTACAGGCAGCGGCTTCTGTCATGGCTGCACCATAATACACACCTGCGCCGGTGAAGTCAGGAACCCCTTTGGTCTCAAGCTGACGGTAATCAACACCCGTTGTAATGATGACTGCACGGGTATTTATTTCCGTACCATCTTCCAGCAGGATCTTTTTATAGCCATCTTTTTGGGTAATGTCCTTTACCGACTGTGGTGTGATCAGTTCAGTACCCAGACGGGTCGCCTGCGCAATCGCTCTTCTGGTCAGTTCCGCGCCACTCAGCCCACTGGGGAACCCAAGATAGTTTTCAATACGGGAACTTGTACCCGCCTGTCCACCAGGGGCACGTCGTTCTATTAGCAGTGTTTTGAGTCCTTCAGAAGCGCCGTAAACGCCTGCCGCCAGCCCTGCAGGGCCCGCGCCGATGATCACCACATCATACACATCCAGCTTTACCTGCGGATTTAAACCTACTTTGCTGGCAATCTCCATAATAGAAGGATTGGAGAGGTAGGTGCCATCTTCAAAGAATACCAGTGGCACGTCCTTGATCGTAAGATCATTCAGCGATAACAGTCTTGCTGCTTCATCTGAGTTCTGTACATCCAGCCACTGATAGGGGATGAGATTTCCTGCCAGAAAGTCTTTTACACTGTGTGACTTTGGAGAGAACTGGTAGCCTACCACCTTGATGCCTCTGAAGTCTGGTTTATAAACGCTCTGCCAGTTGCCCAGCAGGTCATCCAGCACAGGATAAAGCCTTTCTTCCGGCGGACTCCATGGTTTCACCAGGTAATAGTCCAGCTGCACAGAATTGATCGCTTTTATTGCCGCATCTGTATCAGAATAGGCGGTCAGCAATACTCTGCGTGCATCCGGATAGTACTCCATCGCTCTTTCCAGGAAATCAACACCTTCCATTTCAGGCATACGCTGATCTGAAATGAACATGGCGACTGTTTCCCCTTTATTTTTTAATTCCAGTAAAGACTCCAGTGCTTCACTGATAACGGTTGTACTGATGATCCTGTATTGATCACGGTATTGACTTTTGAGATCTCTGACAAGCGCACGTAACACCTGTGGATCGTCGTCAATACAGAGAATATAAGGTAAGTTCTGATTCATAATATTTCTGTTCTTAAAATGGCATAAGTCAATTCAAAATTAACTTATATAAACTTCAGTTTCACCTATCCCTGGATGGGAAGAGATACAATAAAACGTGTCTCTCCCGGTTTGGATTCTGCTTTCAGATATCCTTTGTGCTGGCGTACGATCTGTGATACGATGTCCAGTCCCAACCCCGTTCCCTTGCCAGGATCTTTTGTTGTAAAGAACGGGTCAAAAATCCTTTCTAAAATGTGTGCTGGTATGCCCGGACCATCATCTGTGATGATGACTTTAAGACAATCTTTATCCCTTTCTGTTTTGATGGTCAGTTTACCTTTTTTGTTTACCTCCATGGCATCAAGGGCATTATCAATGATGTTGGTCCATACCTGGTTTAATTCTCCGATCAGGGCACGCAGGGGAGGCAAACTGGTATCGTATTGTTCAGTCACCTCAATATTCCCTTTGCGTATTTTGTATTGCAGAATGGATAGTGTGGTGCGCAGGCCATCATGGATGTTGGTCAGCTGCTTGTCATATCCCTGGTCCATGTGGGTGAATGTTTTCACGGAACCTACAAGATCAGCGATACGTTTGGAGGCTTCTTCAATATCAGAGACGATCTTTTCTGTGATCAGGTTGTTGTTGATCCAGTTGAATACCGGAGATACATCTTTCGCTCCCAGTTTTTGTTTGAAAGTATCGAGATCGTCAATGGTGAAACCAAATTCTACAAAATTTTCGGCCAGCTCTGCACTGTTTTCCACATCCAGGTCATCCAGCCAGTCCGTGAGGTCGTCTTCCATTTGTGAACGCTGAATGAGTGTCAGTGGTGTTTTATGTGTATTATGCTTGGATAATATTTCAAACATCTTCTCTTTTACAAGATCAATGGCAGCTTCATCCATTTTTATCTCCATGATCTTTTTAAAGAATTCTGGTTGTAACTGCAGGTGTTTCTTCATAGAATGAGCCCCACGTACAACGGCTGCGGCAGGATTATTTAGCTCATGTGCCAGTCCAGCGGAGAGTTTACCCAACGCCATCATCTTTTCACCCTGACGAATGAAAGAGGTGTAATCACGTACACGATTGGTCATGATATGTACAAGCGCCTGCGTCAGTTCAAAGTGATGCCTGATCATGGGCTCTATTTTGTCCATGGGCAGGGTGTATATAATCACGTCACCAATGGCTTCACCCGCCACAGACGAAGTCATTCCGCGTGAGAATGGCAGGTAGCCAAGGATACGCCCTGACTCAGCGATCATCAGTTCCCGCAGTTCGTTATTCTGCATCTGACATATTCTGATTTCGCCTGATAATATTACATGTGTGCCGGTCATTGGTTCGCCTACATTAAAAGCGAATGACCCTGCTGGTATCTCTCTGCGTTCACTGTTGTCAATGAACCATTGCAGCTGGTTATCGGGTACGCCATGAAGTGTTTCAATAGCGCGCATCCACTCAACGGTGATAGTAGTCATGGAACTTTGATTATTGGGCAGAAAGGTACTTATTATTCGGGTACGATTTTCAGGAGATCATTGTACGGATCCTAGGAAAAATAGGATAAATCAGAGGAGGAGTTATGGGGATTGCTTTTAATATAAGAAGGATGCCTCGTGCTGGTTGCGCATTTGACGCATAATCAGCACAAGACACCCTTCTTATGATCAGGAATACTACTTTAAGGCATTTTTGAGTTCTGCCGCAGCGGCTCTTAGTGCTGATTGTACTGCCGGTACGTCAGCCAATGGGTTCAGCAGCCCGTAGTCATGTATCATCCCTTGTATTCTGACAAGCGTAACGGGTACGCCTGCTTCATCCAGTTTACGGGCATATGCTTCTCCTTCATCACGTAGTACGTCATTTTCTGCCGTTTGTACCAATGTAGGGGGTAAACCTTTCAATTGCTGCAGACTAGCCTGTAATGGTGCTGCATAGATCTCTTTACGTTGTGTTTTTGGAACGTAGTTATCCCAAAACCATATCATCATGTTTTTAGTGAGAAAGCGGGACGTTGCAAACTGGTTGTATGAAACCGTTTCAAAGTTAGCGTCCGTCACCGGCCAGAAGAGTAGCTGGAACTTCAGTTCAGGTCCTTTCTTGTCTTTCGCCATCAGTGCCGTGGCGGCGGTGAGGTTGCCTCCTGCGCTGTTGCCAACTACGGCAAGACGTGTACCGTCAATGTTTACTTCGGCACCGTGAGCCGCAATCCATTTGGTAGCAGCATAGGTTTCGTTAAGTGCCACCGGATATTTTACTTCCGGGGAGCGACTGTACTCTACAAATACTGCGGCTACACCAGCATACACTACCAGGTCCCTTACAAAGCGCTGGTGGGTTGGGAAATCGCCCAGCACCCATCCTCCGCCATGAAAGAACATGAAGGCCGGTAATGGTGTTGTTACACCAGAGGGGCGTACAATAAAGATCTTGACGTTGACGCCATCTTCCGTAATCATCTTTTCTGTAACATCGATTCCTGATAGGTCAACCTTTACCGATGATTGTGCTCCTTCAAGTACTTTGCGGGCATCTGCAGCGGTCATTTGTTCCATTGGCTTGCCTCCACCGCTGTTCAGCGCATTCAGAAAGGCTTTTGTACGTACTTCTATTGCCGGGTCTTTTGCTGGATCGAGTACTTTGGTCTGTGCCTCTGCATTATTCACTACACTGGCAGCTGCAATCGTACCTGCGGCCAGGATGTTCTTCATTGATTGCTTTGTCATTTGCTTCTATTTATGATGTTTGATAATATCCGCTATCTACAAAGCTATCATATGCGTATGCGGGCGTCAATGGAGGAATAGTGTGGTCAGTTGTATATTTGGGTGAATAGTGTGTCTGTGCTGACGTGAGAAATAACGTGATGTCAGTATCTGCATCGTTAAAGAGTGCTTTCTGCTGTAACTTCTGTTAATCCCTTTTTAAAGCTGGTAAAGTTCATACCAGAGTTGTTCTTGAAATATTTACTGAAGTGTGAATGATCATCAAACCCCAGCAGGTAGGCAATTTCCTTCATACTGACATTGGAATGCAAAGCCTGTCTTTTCGCCTCCATGATGATATGTTGTTGTATATGTGAGCTGGCAGGCGTGCCGGTTATTTTCTTCACAATCCGGTTCAGATGGTTTGCGGTCACACATAGTTCACTGGCATAATCTGCCACAAATTTCATTGTTCTGAAATGTACTTTTACCAGGGCAATAAACCGCTGTACCAGTTCTATTTCTTTTGATTGTACCAGTTCGTTGACCCTGATCTGCTGGCGCCGGGAGAAGTAGATGACCAGTATGTTAAGGAGACCAGCCAGTACCTCAGAACGTAATAGATAATGGTTAGTATATTCCTTGGACATTTTGGTCATGAGGTCTTCAATCTCGTATTGCATGTCCGCATCTGCTGCTATAACGGAAAGGCCCGTACCATATATGTGTGTGTCCAGCCATGTGGTACCCATGGTATAGGTGGCCCAGCGATACAGGAAGTCCTGTGAGAAAGAGATATAATATCCCCTTGGATCATGCCGGAGGTTACACTGCCTTACCTGTCCGGGTGTAAGACAATAGATCATATTGCTACGGATGGTATGTTGCACTGTGTCAATACC
The DNA window shown above is from Chitinophaga agri and carries:
- a CDS encoding helix-turn-helix domain-containing protein; translation: MSSKILYGTVADVMPATQAPRKPVKADKNDHFEFHRLETIRKDHHLVNGQQERLQYFEIIWMQDGTGCIGIDTVQHTIRSNMIYCLTPGQVRQCNLRHDPRGYYISFSQDFLYRWATYTMGTTWLDTHIYGTGLSVIAADADMQYEIEDLMTKMSKEYTNHYLLRSEVLAGLLNILVIYFSRRQQIRVNELVQSKEIELVQRFIALVKVHFRTMKFVADYASELCVTANHLNRIVKKITGTPASSHIQQHIIMEAKRQALHSNVSMKEIAYLLGFDDHSHFSKYFKNNSGMNFTSFKKGLTEVTAESTL
- a CDS encoding ATP-binding protein, yielding MTTITVEWMRAIETLHGVPDNQLQWFIDNSERREIPAGSFAFNVGEPMTGTHVILSGEIRICQMQNNELRELMIAESGRILGYLPFSRGMTSSVAGEAIGDVIIYTLPMDKIEPMIRHHFELTQALVHIMTNRVRDYTSFIRQGEKMMALGKLSAGLAHELNNPAAAVVRGAHSMKKHLQLQPEFFKKIMEIKMDEAAIDLVKEKMFEILSKHNTHKTPLTLIQRSQMEDDLTDWLDDLDVENSAELAENFVEFGFTIDDLDTFKQKLGAKDVSPVFNWINNNLITEKIVSDIEEASKRIADLVGSVKTFTHMDQGYDKQLTNIHDGLRTTLSILQYKIRKGNIEVTEQYDTSLPPLRALIGELNQVWTNIIDNALDAMEVNKKGKLTIKTERDKDCLKVIITDDGPGIPAHILERIFDPFFTTKDPGKGTGLGLDIVSQIVRQHKGYLKAESKPGETRFIVSLPIQG
- a CDS encoding FAD-dependent oxidoreductase, which codes for MNQNLPYILCIDDDPQVLRALVRDLKSQYRDQYRIISTTVISEALESLLELKNKGETVAMFISDQRMPEMEGVDFLERAMEYYPDARRVLLTAYSDTDAAIKAINSVQLDYYLVKPWSPPEERLYPVLDDLLGNWQSVYKPDFRGIKVVGYQFSPKSHSVKDFLAGNLIPYQWLDVQNSDEAARLLSLNDLTIKDVPLVFFEDGTYLSNPSIMEIASKVGLNPQVKLDVYDVVIIGAGPAGLAAGVYGASEGLKTLLIERRAPGGQAGTSSRIENYLGFPSGLSGAELTRRAIAQATRLGTELITPQSVKDITQKDGYKKILLEDGTEINTRAVIITTGVDYRQLETKGVPDFTGAGVYYGAAMTEAAACTGMEVYIVGGGNSAGQAAMYLSKFAKNVYIIIRREDLNSTMSAYLIEQIAGVPNITICPKTEIAEARGHDKLGELVLCNIDTKEQKEVRADALYIFIGAKPYTEWIALDIIKDEKGFIKTGGDLHNCEAFKRIWKQDRDPYLLETSCPGIFAAGDVRASAMNRVAAAVGEGSMAISFVHKYLAEVK
- a CDS encoding alpha/beta hydrolase, translating into MTKQSMKNILAAGTIAAASVVNNAEAQTKVLDPAKDPAIEVRTKAFLNALNSGGGKPMEQMTAADARKVLEGAQSSVKVDLSGIDVTEKMITEDGVNVKIFIVRPSGVTTPLPAFMFFHGGGWVLGDFPTHQRFVRDLVVYAGVAAVFVEYSRSPEVKYPVALNETYAATKWIAAHGAEVNIDGTRLAVVGNSAGGNLTAATALMAKDKKGPELKFQLLFWPVTDANFETVSYNQFATSRFLTKNMMIWFWDNYVPKTQRKEIYAAPLQASLQQLKGLPPTLVQTAENDVLRDEGEAYARKLDEAGVPVTLVRIQGMIHDYGLLNPLADVPAVQSALRAAAAELKNALK